A region of the Pseudomonas silesiensis genome:
ACTTTGCTGGATATAAATCATCAATTAGGAAGGTTTCAAAAATGACTTTGAGTAATAAACAGAATAAAAAGGCGCCTATTAATATCATTGCCGTTATCCATAGCGACGTGCCAGAGACGACGAGAAAGACGATTTACGCTGATCATTTCTATCCTCTCGTCAGCGAACTGGAAAGCTTCACCGAGCGAAAAGTCAATGTCATCTTCGCTGGCGGCGAGCCCTATGTTAGCTTTGACTACAAAGGCAACGATACACTGAATACGTTGCAAAGATGGCAGCCCTTGAGCTTTAAGCTCCTTGAAGTGATGAAGAACGAGGGTTTAAATATAAAGGTTAATAGTGATCTAACCAAAGTCATTTTGGTCACCCGCGATATGTTAAATAATGAAGTCGCAGGCGTTGCACTTGTTTGGCCGCCAACAAAACCTGGAAAAGTTGCAATTGCATCAGTAACAGGCTATCACGTCGTCGGCCATGAGATTGGTCACTTACTGGGCGCCAGACATGAGGACTCGGAAGTTCAATTCAATGGCTGGTTCGCCGACACCTACATGGCGCCGAAGCGAGAAATCATCAAATCCCATTCGTACACCTTCAGCCCCGCCAACCGGCAAAACATCAAAAACTATCTGGCCGACAAAGACTGACGTTTAAACCTGGTTATCGACAGAGGCGCAATATATACGCCTCTGCCAGTATCTGTTAAAGGTTGGCGCTAGCCGCGCCGCCTTCCAGTTTGCGCCACAACAACCGCACATTCGCCTTGCGCACCAACGCGCAACGATACAAACGAATCTCCAGCGGCACATGCCACTGCGGGCCG
Encoded here:
- a CDS encoding reprolysin-like metallopeptidase: MTLSNKQNKKAPINIIAVIHSDVPETTRKTIYADHFYPLVSELESFTERKVNVIFAGGEPYVSFDYKGNDTLNTLQRWQPLSFKLLEVMKNEGLNIKVNSDLTKVILVTRDMLNNEVAGVALVWPPTKPGKVAIASVTGYHVVGHEIGHLLGARHEDSEVQFNGWFADTYMAPKREIIKSHSYTFSPANRQNIKNYLADKD